GGTCCAGTACCCGCAGCGATCTCTTCCGTTACTTCAATACCAAATGCATCAGTTCTTTCTCTTTTAAGTTTATCAACAAACGTTTTATCTAAGGGTACAATTTTAAATGTGTACATAACCGATCTTTTTTACAAAATTCTGCTTTTTGGAAATGTTATACGACCCGAAAATTGCTGATTTACTTATGGCCATGGGGTGACCTGCAGGTTCCACCGAACGACAGCCGGTTCAATTCAAATCAGTATGAAAATAAAAGCACTACGGCTTCCTCAATACCATACTGAGCACTGGAATGTCCGCATGAAAAACAATAGTATCAGTCATGCTAAGTAAATACGCCGGTTTACCTTTACGGGCATGCGTTATCATCGTGATGAGATCCGGCTTGTTTCGTTTCATAAATGCCAGCATACCTTTGTCTTTGTCGAAGTCGTTATAGATAAAAGATTGAAATTTAACCTTTGATGCTTTGGGTATGTATTTTGACATCCGGGCTTCAGCTGTTTCCGTATCGGTAAAGTTAGCCGGTGTGTTTATATATAAAAGTTCCACACTGGCGGCCATTATCTCTGCCAGTTGTATGATGGTCTCTATAGCATTGGAAATGTCTTCTTCAAAATCGGAAAGAAACAATATTCTATCCACGGATTTCAGTTCCGAGTTCTTCTTCACCGATAATACAGGGCAGGTGGCCATACGGATAACCCTTTGAGTAGTAGAACCCACAAATAATTCTTTAGTCTCATCTGCTCCATGTGCTCCAATGGTAATCAGGTCCATCTTACGGTGCCTGGCAAACTCAGTAATAACCTCATAGATGGTGCCTCCCTGCACATAGGTTTTCACTTTGCTCCTTTCAAATATGGCATCATTCAGCAGTTTCTCCATTTTCATTTCAGCTTCTACCACACGGGCCTCCACTTCAGGAAACTCCTGCTGTGCCTGCAACGAAATACTGTTCCAGTCTGAGGGTGCATTTACCACATGAAGCAAGTGAACCTCAGCATTGGTTTTTTCTGCTATGAATACCGCTTTTCTGGCTGCATTGAAAGAGAATGCTGAAAAATCGACAGGTACAAGAATATTTTTCATGGGTATAGGGTTTATTTAGATTTACTATCCATTCTGTAGACTCTATTATATCGGTCAGAGTATAAAATTAGAACCATACTCATGCTTTCGGTATGAGCCGAGTCAACAGCTCCTATGACTTATGTCATGTTTATTTCACACCGGTTATTTTACCTTTCCTTTGTCTTTTGAAAATGACAACTGAGCTATGATCGAAGTCTGGAGGTTTCTTGCGGGTATTGGTCTTTTCTTTTATGCCATGAACATGCTGGAAAACGTATTGAAGAAAGTTGCTCAAGGACATACACCACGACCTTAAGGATTTTGACAATACAGCTAACGATACCTTATATGAGTATTATGTTCAACTGAAGAAGAGCTGGCTGGAATTTGATATCTCATTTCAACGTTTAATAACTATCGGCAACAACTCATTACTTTTTGAAGAACTGACTGTGGTTATGAAGGAAGCCTTTTTACACTACAACAATCAAAACGCACTGATTATAGAAGAGCTTAAAGGCTAAAAAATTATCGGAAGTAGAAACCTCAACATTGATGAACGTATAGCGTGAAATTCTTTCGGCCAAAAAATCTATACTAAGAGCCCTGGCATACTTAAAATTAAAAATAACGCAGGCCCATGAATTTGAATTTTTACCTGAATTCTGGAAGGTAAAATTAATATAGATGAAAAGTATCATAATATATTGGCTCCCTATGCCGGTTTTAGGAATGATCAACGGAATCATCCGGGGCGCAGTTTACGGAGAATCTCTCGGCGAACCTCTGGCGCATCAGGTCTCGGCGATCACATTAATGGTTATACTACTGATTTACGGGGTGGTTATACACCACAAGCTTGACCTGATCGGTACCCAAGATGCTTTTCTTCACGGGGTTGTATGGGTATCTCTCACTGTACTATTTGAATTCATCTTAGGGTTATGGATATTCAGGCAGCCAGTGAGTACTGTTTTGTACAACTATAACATGGCAGAAGGTCAATGGTGGCCACTTGTGCTGCTTTTTGTATTCTTTCTATCTTTCCTGCTCAAAATTTTACCGAATAAGGCAAATAAACTGTGATTTATCAATTCCACCTGCCAAACAATACTAAAATGGAGTAATTTAGATTGGCAAATCAGCACAGTTGTACAATGAAAAGAGCCACTCAGCTCCAGGTTAAACAATTTTTTATTCTCACCGTCATCTGGATGGCACTTGGTGTAGTTATAGCTGTTTATGATCACCTGGTACTGCATACCAGTCAGTCTCTGGGTACTTCTGATAAATACTCACTGGCAGAAGGCATTTTCAGGAATTTGATTTCAAGCTTTATCGGCTCCATGCTTGGAGGCAGTTTTCTGGTTTTCTTTGTCAACGTAAAGTATCGCGATAAGCCCTATGGATATACTATTATGGCGGTGCTTTTATTTTTTATTTTCGTTATGATATTTATTACCTTGCTGCTGGCCACGGTCATTGTACCACGTCAGACAGGACTGCCCTTGTCTGACCCTGTTTCTCAATCCGCTTTTAAAGCATTTGTTACTGACAGCTACCCATTAAAAAGCGCCCTGGTCTGGATCTTTATAGTGGCAATAACTCAGCTATTGCTCCAGGTCAGCAGCAAATTCGGGCAGGGCACTTTCTGGAACATCATCCGTGGCAAGTACAATACGCCTAAAGAGGAGAAGAGGATCTTCATGTTCCTGGACCTGAACTCCTCCACTGCTATTGCCGAAGAGTTGGGTGATGAAACCTACCATGCGCTGCTTCAGGATTTTTTCTCGGATATTACCGATCCCATAATAAATAATATGGGCAACATTTACCAGTACGTAGGCGATGAAGTCGTTGTAGCCTGGACACTTGAAGAGGGAATAGAAAATGCTCATTGCCTGAAGTGTTTCTTTGATATGAAGCAGGTAATGAAAAGAAAAGAGCAAAAATATATCCGGCGTTATGGCCTTGTACCTACATTCAAAGCCGGCTTACACTGCGGCCGCGTCGTAGCCGGAGAGATCGGGATTATTAAAAGGGACATTACCTATTCAGGTGATGTTCTCAATACCACATCAAGAATACAAAGTATGTGCAAGGAACTTAATGTGGAGATATTGGCATCCTCCAACATATTGAAGGAACTGATACTATCTGACCGGTACACTTCTGAACCTCTTGGAGTTATTAAGCTCAGGGGAAAATCCAGGGAGATTGCTCTGAGTACGCTTAGGCCCGTGTTTTAGAAAGTTTGCGAAGTATCTAACCCTGTTGCTTGCATCAACTGAACGGGCAGCAGTAGCCTCCTTGAGTGGGTTCTTCCTTTCCTCCGAATGACTGCGGGAGCGGACCTGATTCATGACATTTATCATTTAAGTATATGAAGGTTTGTCATCGTCATCTTTCTATATGACGCTTAATTTTATATAAAATTAAAATGACAATGAATGCAACTATTACAAACCTGACCGAGGCATTAGCCTATAAACTGAATGAACTTTATAGCGCTGAAAAGAAGCTGCAAAGTGCAATGCTACAATGCACTGAGCAAGTGAGTTCGCCAGCTTTAAAAAGCGAACTGTTAAAATATCGTGAAAGCAGTGGAGACAAACTGCTCAAACTGAATCGTACGTATAGCTATCTCATGAAAGAACCAGGTCGCTGTACGGACAAAGTAATTGATGCACTGATTAATAGTATGAAGCAGGTGCTTAAAGCAACGATACCAGGAGAAATGAAGGATATATTGTTGGTTTCCTGCCTGAAAAATATCAATTACTACAAAATGGCCGGATACGAAACCGCACTGGTATTTTCATGGGAACTGGAGCTGGATACTGCCTCAGCTTTGCTTGAAGAAGTATTGAACTGGGAAAAGCAAACACATGCTGACCTATCGCAAATAGCCGTGCTTGATGTAAATATCAAAGCGGAGGAGTACAACAATAAAATATAGAAACATGCTGGGCAATCTAACAGACAGACAAATCGACTACTTACTATTCAGCCAGGTAATCGGTCGGATCGGGTGCTATGCTGACGGTGATATTTTTGTTGTGCCCGTGACTTACGTATTTGATGGTCACTATATTTATGCGCACTCAAAAGAAGGTAAAAAAATTGACATGATGCGGGTGAACGGCGAGGTATGCTTTGAGGTAGAAGCCATGGATAATTTGGCCAACTGGCGTTGTGCTATCATTTGGGGGACCTATGAAGAGCTACAAGATCAAAAGTTACAAAGAGAAGGCCTTCAGATACTTCAGGATCGCATCGGACCTTTGAGGACCAGTGAAACAACCTATTCACAGCGGCCAGCTACAATCCCCCAGATAGTGGAAAAGGAGAAAAAACCTATAGTTTACCGCATAAAAGTAGAGAAGAAAACAGGCAGGTTTGAAAAGAGCGGGAATTAATTTTATTTCCCTTTCTTCTTCAG
This region of Fulvivirga ulvae genomic DNA includes:
- a CDS encoding YciE/YciF ferroxidase family protein; amino-acid sequence: MNATITNLTEALAYKLNELYSAEKKLQSAMLQCTEQVSSPALKSELLKYRESSGDKLLKLNRTYSYLMKEPGRCTDKVIDALINSMKQVLKATIPGEMKDILLVSCLKNINYYKMAGYETALVFSWELELDTASALLEEVLNWEKQTHADLSQIAVLDVNIKAEEYNNKI
- a CDS encoding universal stress protein, whose amino-acid sequence is MKNILVPVDFSAFSFNAARKAVFIAEKTNAEVHLLHVVNAPSDWNSISLQAQQEFPEVEARVVEAEMKMEKLLNDAIFERSKVKTYVQGGTIYEVITEFARHRKMDLITIGAHGADETKELFVGSTTQRVIRMATCPVLSVKKNSELKSVDRILFLSDFEEDISNAIETIIQLAEIMAASVELLYINTPANFTDTETAEARMSKYIPKASKVKFQSFIYNDFDKDKGMLAFMKRNKPDLITMITHARKGKPAYLLSMTDTIVFHADIPVLSMVLRKP
- a CDS encoding adenylate/guanylate cyclase domain-containing protein codes for the protein MKRATQLQVKQFFILTVIWMALGVVIAVYDHLVLHTSQSLGTSDKYSLAEGIFRNLISSFIGSMLGGSFLVFFVNVKYRDKPYGYTIMAVLLFFIFVMIFITLLLATVIVPRQTGLPLSDPVSQSAFKAFVTDSYPLKSALVWIFIVAITQLLLQVSSKFGQGTFWNIIRGKYNTPKEEKRIFMFLDLNSSTAIAEELGDETYHALLQDFFSDITDPIINNMGNIYQYVGDEVVVAWTLEEGIENAHCLKCFFDMKQVMKRKEQKYIRRYGLVPTFKAGLHCGRVVAGEIGIIKRDITYSGDVLNTTSRIQSMCKELNVEILASSNILKELILSDRYTSEPLGVIKLRGKSREIALSTLRPVF
- a CDS encoding pyridoxamine 5'-phosphate oxidase family protein, yielding MLGNLTDRQIDYLLFSQVIGRIGCYADGDIFVVPVTYVFDGHYIYAHSKEGKKIDMMRVNGEVCFEVEAMDNLANWRCAIIWGTYEELQDQKLQREGLQILQDRIGPLRTSETTYSQRPATIPQIVEKEKKPIVYRIKVEKKTGRFEKSGN